The proteins below are encoded in one region of Paenibacillus sp. YYML68:
- a CDS encoding phosphatase PAP2 family protein translates to MNKPFPLRLAILFTAVWAGLAAVFAVIDLPLAIAVYNPASEWGLFLQTYGEHPTVFLVWLAAQVPLSLSRFLTPPLRLASRLLLYTVSLAAGYALVLMTVQRAMHAHLSIIGVILVLLAVLTLTLLVQAALTRVQPDRLKQLHRAAWLTLLLFGAELALVHLLKLGWGRIRFRDLLPDHSNFTSWYVPMGPTGGRSFPSAHSSNSWALLTLPAMVAALHASLSFRWAAWIFAIGWASLTSLSRVVIGAHFASDVLFGACITITLLVLLQRCLPLHRDLTPTSKQRSSDGPQSAHTAVYATRLETTGGNPSAPLAFRP, encoded by the coding sequence ATGAACAAGCCGTTCCCGCTTCGCCTCGCCATCCTGTTCACCGCAGTATGGGCCGGGCTCGCCGCCGTGTTCGCTGTAATCGACCTTCCGCTCGCCATCGCCGTCTACAATCCAGCCTCCGAATGGGGACTGTTCCTCCAGACGTACGGGGAGCATCCGACCGTATTCCTTGTGTGGCTGGCTGCACAGGTGCCGCTTAGCCTGTCGCGCTTCCTGACACCGCCGCTTCGACTCGCGAGCCGACTGCTACTGTACACCGTCTCCCTCGCAGCGGGCTATGCACTCGTGCTGATGACCGTCCAGCGCGCGATGCATGCTCATCTGTCCATCATAGGGGTGATACTTGTCCTGCTAGCCGTACTGACGCTCACTCTGCTCGTGCAAGCCGCCTTGACGCGTGTGCAGCCCGATCGCCTGAAGCAGCTTCACCGGGCCGCTTGGCTGACGCTGCTCCTCTTCGGCGCTGAGCTGGCGCTCGTTCACCTGCTGAAGCTCGGCTGGGGACGCATCCGCTTCCGCGATCTGCTGCCCGATCACTCGAACTTCACGAGCTGGTACGTGCCGATGGGACCGACAGGCGGCCGTTCATTCCCGTCCGCACATTCCTCGAACAGCTGGGCGCTGCTGACGCTGCCCGCAATGGTAGCTGCGCTCCACGCAAGCCTATCCTTCCGCTGGGCCGCTTGGATCTTCGCCATCGGCTGGGCGTCGCTCACCAGCCTCAGCCGCGTCGTCATCGGTGCTCACTTCGCCTCCGACGTCCTGTTCGGCGCCTGTATCACGATCACGCTGCTCGTCCTGCTGCAGCGCTGCCTGCCCCTGCATCGCGACCTTACGCCGACCAGCAAGCAGCGTTCCTCAGACGGACCACAGTCTGCGCACACCGCCGTATACGCAACAAGGCTAGAGACAACGGGGGGGAATCCCTCCGCTCCTCTAGCCTTCCGGCCTTAG
- a CDS encoding PAS domain S-box protein, which translates to MAPIVYNELELYRNAFLYDSVGKAIVNYNGDWVKVNASFCRLLGYSERELQDTNFYELFFKEPSVGLLNEIFENDNEYIELELHFEPVTDKPIWLMMVITLIGLAHKPHHFIVQIMDITARKSYERKIHRMNTEINLILDSVNEGIFGFDTNTSSIYWNQAAERMTGFRKEEISFDRLHDLIHHTNWEGEHLEMKDCPIFTAIQQGDRLYLPNELFWHKDGSSFPVEVAVNPIIDNDVHVGSVITFTDISERMKSKELLIRSEKLSIAGQLAAGIAHEIRNPLTSLKGFIRLIQSSDSPSKQRFYLNIMDEELHRIEHILSELLMLAKPQSTCFSFSDLSETIQQVVSLLQPQALLKNMELIYCPQAARSEIYCDPNQIKQVIINLIKNAMEASAEDTTIRITLCSDDTSVYVSVQDEGPGMTQELMDKLGEPFVTTKERGTGLGLMVSYSIIRNHQGTIDVSSTVGEGTTFTISLPFEQVTQD; encoded by the coding sequence ATGGCTCCCATCGTCTACAACGAACTCGAATTGTACAGGAATGCATTCTTATATGACTCCGTAGGCAAGGCTATCGTCAATTACAACGGCGATTGGGTCAAGGTGAACGCTTCCTTCTGCCGTTTACTTGGATATTCGGAGAGGGAGCTTCAGGACACCAACTTCTACGAACTCTTCTTTAAGGAGCCGTCGGTAGGGCTCTTGAATGAAATATTCGAGAACGATAATGAATATATCGAGCTGGAGCTTCACTTTGAGCCAGTTACTGACAAGCCCATCTGGCTCATGATGGTCATTACACTGATCGGACTTGCCCATAAGCCGCATCACTTTATTGTGCAAATTATGGACATTACCGCGCGCAAAAGCTATGAACGTAAAATTCACCGCATGAATACCGAAATCAATCTTATCCTCGATTCGGTGAATGAAGGCATCTTCGGCTTCGATACGAATACAAGCTCGATATACTGGAACCAAGCAGCAGAGCGGATGACAGGCTTTCGCAAGGAGGAGATCTCATTCGATAGACTGCACGATCTCATTCACCATACGAATTGGGAAGGCGAGCACCTGGAGATGAAGGACTGTCCAATCTTCACGGCCATTCAGCAGGGCGATCGCCTCTACTTGCCTAACGAGCTATTCTGGCATAAGGACGGCTCCAGCTTCCCGGTAGAGGTTGCGGTCAATCCGATTATAGACAACGACGTGCACGTCGGGTCCGTCATTACGTTCACCGACATCTCCGAGCGTATGAAGTCGAAGGAGCTGCTCATTCGCTCTGAGAAGCTCTCCATTGCTGGTCAGCTCGCCGCAGGCATCGCACACGAAATCCGCAATCCGCTTACTTCCCTTAAAGGCTTCATCCGCTTAATCCAAAGCTCGGATTCGCCCTCCAAGCAACGCTTCTACTTAAATATTATGGACGAGGAGCTTCACCGCATCGAGCATATATTAAGTGAGCTGCTCATGCTGGCGAAGCCGCAATCTACCTGCTTCAGCTTCTCTGATCTGTCAGAGACGATTCAACAGGTCGTCTCCTTGCTTCAGCCGCAGGCGCTGCTCAAAAATATGGAGCTGATCTATTGCCCCCAGGCAGCTCGAAGCGAAATTTATTGCGACCCGAACCAGATCAAGCAAGTCATCATTAACTTGATCAAAAATGCGATGGAAGCATCGGCAGAGGATACAACGATTCGCATCACGCTATGCTCGGACGATACAAGCGTGTACGTCTCTGTTCAGGACGAAGGTCCTGGGATGACCCAAGAGCTGATGGACAAGCTGGGCGAGCCGTTCGTGACGACGAAGGAACGGGGTACTGGTCTTGGTCTCATGGTTAGCTACTCCATTATCCGCAACCACCAAGGCACCATAGACGTGTCCAGCACTGTCGGCGAAGGAACGACCTTCACCATATCGCTTCCGTTCGAGCAAGTAACCCAAGATTAA
- a CDS encoding ATP-binding protein, whose product MALQASIPLTNKLHVQNGSHVLYFFKQVDKYIQHAVDFIVKGIELEHYIIVIETIDMYTIMLQKLELMVEPELITHYVRYINQVEFYETYEDFRYERVLNNLGDIIAPYLEKRIEVRMWGQVGWQDQEGMAEKISHYEDKCDITLSELGFITVCCYNANHVSASIQLACMETHPYLMTDDALVLSTLYRHKHSLSHSVLFPELSAQAELESQMDLYKQKLDFVHVVSHEVRNPLTVIKAYSRLLMNKVSEPQDQERLKQIGDYVELIDNEISHIISTEQMLSTEALWRRKLTLPKELVLQVIEVMSIKARTQNIQLLHEVQLQGWEKLMSNATGFKLIISNILSNAIKYSDEGRTVQFKAYCAGGELVLETIDQGCGMSDDQLVRLFQKYEKTNDQRGGQGIGLFMVKQLVEHHQGDIEVQSELGAGTRVTVRLPLH is encoded by the coding sequence ATGGCTCTGCAGGCCAGCATCCCCTTGACGAACAAGCTGCACGTACAGAATGGCTCACACGTCTTGTATTTTTTCAAGCAGGTGGACAAATATATTCAGCATGCGGTTGATTTTATAGTGAAGGGCATTGAATTAGAGCATTATATCATCGTGATTGAGACGATAGACATGTACACCATTATGCTACAGAAGCTCGAATTGATGGTAGAGCCTGAGCTGATCACGCACTATGTTCGGTATATTAATCAAGTGGAATTTTATGAGACATACGAGGACTTCCGATATGAACGGGTGTTGAACAATCTGGGTGACATCATTGCACCGTATCTGGAGAAGCGCATTGAAGTGAGAATGTGGGGACAGGTCGGCTGGCAGGATCAGGAGGGAATGGCTGAGAAGATCTCTCACTATGAGGATAAGTGCGATATTACGCTCAGCGAGCTCGGCTTCATCACCGTATGCTGCTACAATGCGAACCATGTGTCAGCCTCGATCCAGCTGGCATGTATGGAGACGCATCCGTACTTAATGACAGACGATGCGCTGGTGCTCTCTACGCTGTATCGGCATAAGCACTCGTTGAGTCATTCCGTCCTGTTCCCGGAGCTGTCGGCCCAAGCGGAGCTGGAATCGCAGATGGACCTCTATAAGCAGAAGCTCGACTTCGTGCATGTCGTCTCTCACGAGGTGCGCAATCCGCTGACTGTCATTAAGGCGTATTCCCGCCTGCTGATGAACAAGGTGAGCGAGCCGCAGGACCAGGAGAGGCTGAAGCAGATCGGCGACTATGTGGAGCTGATCGACAATGAGATTTCACATATTATCAGCACAGAGCAGATGCTCTCGACAGAGGCGCTATGGAGGCGCAAGCTGACGCTTCCGAAGGAGCTCGTGCTGCAGGTGATCGAGGTCATGTCGATTAAGGCGCGTACGCAAAATATTCAGCTGCTGCACGAGGTGCAGCTTCAAGGCTGGGAGAAGCTGATGAGCAACGCGACCGGCTTCAAGCTCATTATCTCGAACATATTGAGCAACGCGATCAAGTATAGCGACGAGGGCCGGACGGTTCAGTTCAAGGCATATTGCGCAGGAGGGGAGCTTGTACTCGAGACGATCGACCAAGGCTGCGGCATGTCGGACGATCAACTCGTCAGACTGTTCCAGAAGTATGAGAAGACGAACGACCAGCGTGGAGGTCAAGGCATTGGTCTGTTCATGGTCAAGCAGCTTGTTGAGCATCATCAAGGTGACATCGAGGTACAGAGCGAGCTTGGAGCGGGGACGCGGGTCACGGTTCGGTTGCCGTTACATTAG
- a CDS encoding Dps family protein: MSPLLSALNQQIANWSVLYIKLHNYHWYVKGNQFFTLHVKFEELYNEAALHIDELAERMLALRGEPVATMKGCLELASVQEAAGGEDANGMVASIVKDFEVLLGELKAGMELADQEGDETTGDMFLAIYSSLEKHTWMLSAYLG, translated from the coding sequence ATGAGTCCATTGCTGTCTGCACTTAACCAACAAATTGCAAACTGGTCCGTTCTGTACATCAAGCTGCACAATTACCACTGGTACGTGAAGGGCAATCAATTCTTTACTCTGCATGTCAAGTTCGAAGAGCTATATAATGAAGCCGCGCTTCATATCGACGAGCTAGCCGAGCGTATGCTGGCGCTTCGCGGTGAGCCTGTGGCAACGATGAAGGGCTGTCTGGAGCTTGCCTCCGTACAAGAGGCTGCTGGCGGCGAGGACGCGAACGGTATGGTCGCGAGCATCGTGAAGGACTTCGAGGTGCTTCTTGGCGAGCTGAAGGCCGGCATGGAGCTTGCAGACCAAGAGGGAGACGAGACGACTGGAGACATGTTCCTAGCGATCTACTCGTCCCTGGAGAAGCATACGTGGATGCTGTCCGCTTACCTCGGATAG
- a CDS encoding S1C family serine protease gives MKMLNRISKKAAQATAIVLLASTLSVPAVYAASAEEQRRVIPDVVAKTTSSVVAIIGKPSGNVKLWEASRYNLAHGTGVIVRSEGYILTNAHVVKDMNNITVVTSDGKSYSGKTTHYDEESDLALVKIEATGLAAATFAKASDIKVGEPVMAIGTPLSFTLRNSVTYGIVSGMERSVQSKYQLIQTDAAINPGNSGGALVNMSGEVIGINTLKFVEFGVDSLGFAIPVDTVQHVLDHFFKYGKVKRPYIGTELGESWEAVVGIPSAKGLEVTYVEPESPAALAGVKQGDVLLSIDSQPTTTLVQYNEALKKFLPEQRVKLTLQSGGAQKTVELVLGEDESGVTSLAQAEDGSYIDDDQGKTQIGDSYYGWSMKYPAGLIKVAQDEQGNKVAFADAKGEFAIKIEVQEKQTPNMSPLGLLRRLTDSSYVSTVLEKQVVNGQPATYAKLVGQGGHGEEYYQTRLYQKGDKLYFVTLAVLSEDLYQNSFKLNSYNDLLDSFVMEHDADNKQLKDISVYQSRKTVETEYGLVFDAPDQWTEDKWGEELSYESEDGEQSLTVRITSAASGDTLQAWAEREQKQFTDTYAPAYRKVKGIVKSEIADSSALENRYSYSMGDKWQHVHTLYILKDKYKYELALTYSEDADEQEVDQALGELRDSIRFPKEAYNRSLGYIQDEDDLLDANRTLTYTNTKYRYAIKTPEAWFDYEDDDTDTYMKLFSFEGGSLTIAADDQIGLQEEINSVEKSYKKNAEADAEYKYTKTEEQLFGTKVTKLVTHYKSRNVPYTQNDYVFEKNGVVYSVTIEINDAVRTEERWKQLQDALASMTFTDKS, from the coding sequence GTCGCCAAGACGACGTCGTCGGTCGTCGCGATTATCGGCAAGCCGTCGGGCAACGTGAAGCTGTGGGAGGCGAGTCGATATAATCTTGCTCATGGCACGGGTGTTATCGTGCGGAGTGAGGGGTACATTTTGACCAATGCGCATGTCGTGAAGGATATGAATAATATTACGGTCGTGACGTCGGACGGGAAGTCGTACTCCGGCAAGACGACGCACTACGATGAGGAGAGCGACCTTGCTCTGGTGAAGATTGAAGCGACGGGGCTTGCCGCGGCGACGTTCGCGAAGGCGTCGGACATCAAGGTAGGGGAGCCGGTTATGGCGATCGGCACACCGCTGTCGTTCACGCTCCGCAACTCGGTCACGTACGGCATTGTCAGCGGTATGGAGCGCTCGGTCCAGTCCAAGTATCAGCTCATTCAGACCGATGCAGCGATTAATCCCGGCAACAGCGGCGGTGCGCTCGTCAATATGAGCGGGGAAGTGATCGGTATCAATACGCTGAAGTTCGTCGAGTTCGGCGTCGACAGTCTCGGCTTCGCGATTCCGGTCGATACGGTGCAGCATGTGTTGGACCACTTCTTCAAGTATGGCAAGGTGAAGCGTCCGTACATCGGCACCGAGCTCGGAGAGAGCTGGGAGGCGGTCGTCGGCATTCCGAGCGCGAAGGGTCTCGAGGTGACGTACGTAGAACCGGAATCACCGGCTGCGCTTGCGGGCGTGAAGCAAGGGGATGTGCTGCTGTCGATCGACTCCCAGCCGACGACGACGCTGGTGCAGTATAACGAGGCGCTGAAGAAGTTTTTGCCTGAGCAGCGGGTGAAGCTGACGCTGCAATCCGGCGGCGCGCAGAAGACGGTCGAGCTCGTGCTCGGCGAGGATGAGTCCGGCGTGACGTCGCTGGCACAGGCCGAGGACGGCTCCTATATCGATGACGATCAAGGCAAGACCCAGATTGGGGACAGCTATTACGGCTGGTCGATGAAGTATCCTGCGGGTCTCATTAAGGTCGCTCAGGATGAGCAGGGCAACAAGGTCGCGTTCGCCGATGCCAAGGGTGAATTCGCGATTAAGATTGAGGTGCAGGAGAAGCAGACGCCGAACATGTCGCCTCTAGGACTGCTGCGTCGATTGACGGATTCGAGCTATGTGAGTACGGTGCTGGAGAAGCAGGTCGTGAACGGGCAGCCTGCCACGTATGCCAAGCTCGTCGGTCAGGGCGGCCATGGGGAGGAATATTACCAGACCCGCTTGTATCAGAAGGGGGATAAGCTGTACTTCGTCACGCTTGCAGTGCTGAGCGAGGATCTGTACCAGAACAGCTTCAAGCTGAACAGCTATAACGACCTGCTCGATTCCTTCGTGATGGAGCACGATGCAGACAACAAGCAGCTGAAGGACATCTCGGTCTATCAGAGCCGTAAGACGGTGGAGACGGAGTACGGTCTAGTCTTCGACGCTCCCGACCAGTGGACGGAGGATAAGTGGGGCGAGGAGCTGTCCTACGAGAGCGAGGATGGCGAGCAGTCGCTGACTGTTCGCATTACGTCCGCTGCGTCCGGCGACACGCTGCAGGCGTGGGCGGAGCGTGAGCAGAAGCAGTTCACCGATACGTATGCTCCTGCTTACCGCAAGGTGAAGGGGATCGTCAAGAGTGAGATTGCGGATAGCAGCGCGCTTGAGAACCGGTATTCGTACTCGATGGGCGACAAGTGGCAGCACGTACATACGCTATACATCTTGAAGGATAAGTACAAGTATGAGCTCGCGCTTACTTACTCCGAGGATGCCGATGAGCAAGAGGTGGATCAGGCGCTGGGCGAGCTTCGGGATTCGATCCGATTCCCGAAGGAGGCGTACAACCGATCGCTTGGTTATATTCAAGACGAGGACGATCTGCTCGATGCCAACCGTACGCTGACCTATACCAATACGAAGTATCGATACGCGATCAAGACGCCGGAGGCGTGGTTCGATTACGAGGATGATGACACCGACACGTACATGAAGCTGTTCAGCTTCGAGGGCGGCAGTCTGACGATTGCGGCTGATGATCAGATCGGACTGCAAGAGGAGATCAACAGCGTAGAGAAGAGCTACAAGAAGAACGCGGAAGCAGATGCGGAATACAAATATACGAAGACCGAGGAGCAGCTGTTCGGTACGAAGGTGACGAAGCTCGTCACCCACTACAAGAGCCGCAATGTTCCATATACCCAGAACGATTATGTGTTCGAGAAGAACGGTGTCGTGTATAGTGTAACGATCGAGATTAACGATGCGGTCCGGACGGAGGAGCGGTGGAAGCAGCTTCAGGACGCGTTGGCATCGATGACGTTTACAGACAAATCATGA